A region of Mugil cephalus isolate CIBA_MC_2020 chromosome 3, CIBA_Mcephalus_1.1, whole genome shotgun sequence DNA encodes the following proteins:
- the LOC125005574 gene encoding calcium and integrin-binding family member 2-like yields the protein MGNKQTTFTDEQLEAYQDCTFFTRKEILRLHGRYRELAPHLVPLDYTNNPDIRVPPTLIVSMPELKENPFRDSIVETFSEDGRGNQTFNDFVDMFSVLCETSPRELKTIYAFKIYDFNRDSFICKEDLQQTLTKLTKGELAEEEVALVCDKALEEADLDGDSKLSFSDFENMISKAPDFLSNFHIRI from the exons GACTGTACCTTCTTCACCAGGAAGGAGATCCTGAG GCTCCACGGTCGGTATCGTGAGCTCGCTCCTCACCTGGTTCCTCTGGACTACACCAACAACCCCGATATCAGAGTCCCGCCCACACTCATAGTCAGCATGCCCGAACTCAAg GAGAACCCGTTCAGAGACAGCATCGTGGAGACGTTCTCTGAGGACGGACGAGGGAACCAGACCTTCAACGACTTCGTGGACATGTTCTCCGTCCTGTGTGAGACGTCCCCCAGAGAACTCAAGACCATCTACGCCTTCAAGATCTAcg aCTTCAACAGGGACAGCTTCATCTGTAAGGAGGACCTGCAGCAGACGCTGACCAAGCTGACCAAAGGGGAgctggcggaggaggaggtggctcTGGTGTGTGACAAGGCTCTGGAGGAGGCCGACCTGGACGGAGACAGCAAACTGTCCTTCTCCGACTTCGAGAACATGATCTCCAAGGCCCCGGACTTCCTGAG TAACTTCCACATACGAATATGA